A window of Kiritimatiellaceae bacterium contains these coding sequences:
- a CDS encoding NAD(P)H-dependent oxidoreductase subunit E produces the protein MTENATCCACSESLTEEEMVLQLTEILDEYRDKPGGLIPALQIAQGRFGYLSEGVLKKISSDFNKPYSEVAGVVSFYSFFSTVPRGKFVVRACLGTACYVRGGKEVLSALKKQLGIDVGQTTEDRLFSLDVGRCFGACGLAPVIMVNDDVHQRVKPSKVGELLKAYAAGEKGDAQ, from the coding sequence ATGACGGAGAATGCAACGTGTTGTGCCTGTTCGGAGTCATTGACCGAAGAGGAAATGGTTTTGCAGCTCACGGAGATTCTCGACGAATACCGCGATAAGCCGGGCGGATTAATTCCTGCCCTGCAAATCGCGCAAGGTCGGTTCGGATACCTTTCGGAAGGTGTGCTGAAAAAGATCAGCTCTGATTTCAATAAGCCCTACAGCGAAGTGGCCGGTGTGGTCAGTTTCTATTCCTTCTTCTCCACCGTGCCGCGCGGAAAATTTGTCGTTCGCGCCTGCCTCGGCACGGCCTGCTATGTGCGCGGCGGCAAAGAGGTTCTCTCTGCTCTCAAAAAACAACTCGGTATTGATGTCGGCCAGACCACCGAAGACAGACTCTTTTCGCTCGATGTCGGTCGCTGCTTCGGTGCCTGCGGCCTCGCTCCGGTCATTATGGTGAACGACGACGTCCATCAGCGCGTGAAGCCGTCGAAAGTCGGCGAACTGCTGAAAGCTTATGCCGCCGGTGAGAAAGGAGACGCCCAATGA
- a CDS encoding redox-sensing transcriptional repressor Rex, with product MKTQTAVIERILKYRDVMQKMKGLGFVRVFSDNLADSVGVSPSLVRKDFSVFGLTGNKRGGYQIEELIGRLNVILGKDRKQKIIIIGCGKMGRALMNYNGFPRVGIRVAAGFDSDPSVLDEAAPIPILHISKIKDFIAEKNIQVAALTVPESSAQSIIDSLKKTCIKGVINFAPLSLRSSENFIIQNINVEQEIENIFYQIHFSESSEPSAGASQ from the coding sequence ATGAAAACTCAAACCGCAGTCATTGAGCGTATTCTGAAATACCGTGATGTCATGCAAAAAATGAAAGGTCTCGGCTTCGTCCGGGTCTTTTCCGACAACTTGGCCGATTCTGTGGGTGTCTCGCCCTCACTGGTTCGCAAAGATTTTTCCGTATTCGGCCTTACCGGAAATAAGCGCGGCGGATATCAAATCGAAGAGCTGATCGGACGGCTTAACGTCATTCTTGGCAAAGACCGCAAACAGAAAATTATTATTATCGGCTGCGGGAAAATGGGTCGGGCACTGATGAACTATAACGGGTTTCCGAGGGTTGGAATCCGCGTTGCTGCCGGATTCGACAGCGATCCATCCGTTTTAGATGAAGCCGCGCCGATTCCGATTCTGCATATCAGTAAGATCAAAGATTTCATTGCCGAAAAAAATATTCAGGTGGCCGCGCTGACAGTACCCGAGTCATCAGCGCAGTCCATTATTGATTCGTTGAAAAAAACCTGCATCAAAGGTGTTATCAATTTTGCGCCGCTCTCGCTGCGCAGTTCGGAAAATTTCATTATTCAAAACATCAACGTTGAACAGGAAATTGAAAATATTTTTTATCAGATACACTTTTCCGAAAGTTCCGAACCTTCCGCCGGTGCATCCCAATGA
- a CDS encoding 4Fe-4S binding protein, producing MKFTRDTLKSHRSGLHAAQAGTTVLVGMGTCGIAAGAKAAFQTLEKAIADKKLKNVVLKKTGCLGLCFSEPTVEVKNANGSSTVYGNVDAALAERIAVEHLAGGKPLTENVYEQPAADIFNQSASPLKQTRIVLRNCAVINPEIIDEYIARDGYAALEKALFDMTPDDVVKEITDSGLRGRGGAGFPTGRKWQFTKNTPADQKYIVCNADEGDPGAYMDRSVLEGDPHSVLEAMAIAGYTVGASKGFIYIRAEYPLAIERLNTAIAQAKQCGLLGEKILGTEFSFDIELRLGAGAFVCGEETALLTSIEGNRGMPVPRPPFPAVKGLWGKPTVINNVETYAAIPIVLLKGSKWFSRIGTETSKGTKVFAVTGKIKNSGLIEVPMGTTLREIIYNICGGIASGRQFKAAQTGGPSGGCITPEFLDTPIDYESLQAIGSMMGSGGMIIMDEDDCMIDVTKFYLEFTVDESCGKCAPCRIGGRTCYNILDRISKGKGQLDDLQKLKDIGHAMRKASLCGLGQTAPNPFMSTMKYFEEEYRAHIVDKKCAAGKCKEMLTYSIDAEKCVGCTACARRCPVSCIAGEVKKLHVIDQSKCIKCGQCFTACKFDAVKKG from the coding sequence ATGAAGTTTACACGCGATACTCTGAAATCTCACCGTAGTGGCCTCCATGCAGCCCAAGCCGGCACAACGGTTCTGGTCGGCATGGGAACCTGCGGAATCGCCGCCGGCGCCAAAGCGGCTTTCCAGACACTGGAAAAAGCGATTGCGGATAAAAAACTGAAAAACGTCGTTTTGAAGAAAACCGGCTGTCTCGGCCTTTGTTTTTCCGAACCGACCGTGGAAGTAAAAAATGCGAACGGCTCTTCAACTGTTTATGGCAATGTGGACGCCGCATTGGCGGAACGCATAGCCGTCGAACATCTGGCGGGCGGCAAGCCGCTGACTGAAAATGTTTACGAGCAGCCCGCCGCCGATATCTTCAACCAAAGTGCTTCCCCGTTAAAACAAACCCGCATCGTCCTGCGCAACTGCGCCGTCATCAATCCGGAGATCATTGACGAATATATTGCCCGCGACGGCTACGCCGCGCTCGAAAAAGCCTTGTTTGACATGACTCCCGATGATGTCGTGAAAGAGATCACCGACTCCGGCCTGCGCGGGCGCGGCGGTGCCGGTTTCCCGACCGGCCGCAAATGGCAGTTCACCAAAAACACCCCGGCCGATCAGAAATATATCGTCTGTAACGCCGATGAAGGCGATCCCGGTGCCTACATGGATCGCAGTGTCCTGGAAGGCGACCCCCACTCCGTCCTCGAGGCGATGGCCATCGCCGGATACACCGTCGGTGCGAGCAAAGGATTCATTTACATTCGCGCGGAATATCCGCTGGCGATCGAACGGCTGAACACCGCCATCGCTCAAGCCAAGCAATGCGGACTGCTCGGAGAAAAAATTCTCGGCACTGAATTTTCGTTCGACATCGAACTGCGCCTCGGCGCGGGCGCATTTGTCTGCGGCGAAGAAACCGCTCTGCTGACTTCAATTGAAGGCAACCGCGGCATGCCGGTACCGCGCCCTCCCTTCCCGGCCGTCAAAGGCCTGTGGGGTAAACCGACCGTCATCAACAACGTTGAAACCTACGCCGCCATTCCGATTGTTCTGCTCAAGGGCAGCAAATGGTTCAGCCGCATCGGCACGGAAACATCCAAGGGAACCAAGGTTTTTGCGGTGACCGGAAAAATTAAAAATTCCGGCCTCATTGAAGTGCCGATGGGAACAACCTTGCGCGAAATCATCTATAACATCTGCGGCGGCATTGCCAGCGGCAGACAGTTTAAAGCCGCGCAAACCGGCGGCCCGTCCGGCGGCTGTATCACCCCCGAGTTCCTCGACACCCCGATCGACTACGAGAGCCTGCAAGCTATCGGCTCCATGATGGGCTCCGGCGGGATGATCATCATGGACGAAGACGATTGCATGATCGACGTCACCAAATTCTATCTGGAATTTACGGTGGATGAATCCTGCGGCAAATGCGCCCCGTGCCGCATCGGCGGGCGTACCTGCTACAACATCCTCGACCGGATCAGCAAAGGTAAAGGTCAATTAGACGATCTCCAGAAACTGAAAGATATCGGCCATGCCATGCGCAAGGCATCGCTCTGCGGACTTGGCCAGACTGCGCCCAATCCGTTCATGTCGACCATGAAATATTTCGAAGAGGAATACCGTGCGCATATCGTCGATAAGAAGTGTGCGGCGGGCAAATGTAAAGAGATGCTCACCTACAGCATTGACGCAGAAAAATGTGTCGGCTGTACCGCCTGCGCGCGGCGCTGCCCGGTTTCCTGCATCGCCGGTGAAGTGAAAAAACTTCATGTCATCGACCAATCGAAGTGTATCAAGTGCGGCCAGTGCTTCACCGCCTGCAAATTTGATGCCGTCAAAAAAGGATAA
- a CDS encoding DUF2971 domain-containing protein, with translation MNSDILYHYCSNEAFHSIVSNHSIRLSSLLLSNDSMEGRLVSGLITELAKENGLDQAKAQRLQENIIQFESMFDGLGFCFSEKGDLLSQWRGYADDASGVSIGFSKKYLTRLPAAYKDKRKDGFFLDQVTYDRETQKKLITPIFKEMIERINRGAFNIPNHGTIIFPRSAEDIAQEEGQIALALADLHLKSLDLFGVIFSFKTSAFSEESEWRLLSHLFHIGKIDTECEFRVVRKKIVPYREFPLQKLELNAIHDVFLGPKNTTPENVVRGLLESNGFSDVTVKRSSASYK, from the coding sequence GTGAATTCCGACATACTTTATCACTACTGCTCAAATGAAGCGTTCCACTCGATAGTCAGCAACCACTCAATTCGCCTATCGTCCCTTCTGCTATCAAATGACTCCATGGAAGGCAGGCTGGTTTCCGGCTTAATCACCGAGCTGGCAAAAGAAAATGGTTTAGACCAAGCCAAGGCACAACGACTTCAAGAAAATATAATTCAGTTTGAAAGCATGTTTGACGGCCTCGGGTTTTGTTTTTCCGAAAAAGGAGATTTGTTAAGCCAGTGGCGAGGATATGCAGACGATGCCAGTGGCGTATCAATCGGGTTCTCTAAAAAATATCTAACTCGGCTGCCCGCTGCTTACAAAGATAAAAGGAAGGACGGGTTCTTTTTAGATCAAGTTACGTATGACCGCGAAACTCAAAAAAAACTCATAACCCCTATATTCAAAGAGATGATTGAGCGCATAAACCGCGGAGCCTTTAACATCCCAAACCACGGTACGATTATATTTCCAAGATCGGCTGAGGATATTGCTCAAGAGGAAGGACAAATCGCACTGGCACTGGCTGACTTACATCTTAAAAGCCTAGATCTGTTCGGCGTAATCTTTTCATTTAAAACCTCTGCATTTTCCGAAGAGAGTGAGTGGCGATTGCTTTCTCATCTCTTCCATATAGGAAAAATAGATACTGAGTGCGAATTCCGTGTGGTCAGAAAAAAGATCGTGCCATACCGTGAATTTCCTCTGCAAAAGTTAGAATTAAACGCGATCCATGATGTCTTTCTCGGCCCCAAAAATACGACTCCTGAAAACGTCGTCAGAGGGCTTCTTGAGTCTAATGGGTTTTCAGATGTCACAGTAAAACGATCTTCCGCTTCATACAAATGA
- a CDS encoding PHP domain-containing protein has protein sequence MKSRIDFHIHSCLSPCAALEMSPRTIVARSQAAGIDCIALTDHGCTENLPAFHDACAEAGMACLYGLEVSTSEEVHVLCLFDDLNRALDFGRMIYSHLPDIPTDSKLFGDQPVVTVDETVTRFAEKLLNTGTDISFFDLVPMALKAGALCIPSHIDREMCGAISHLGFLPDLPYDAVEVVGAIDSEIARRWFVVRFSDSHYPDQIARRFTEIETEAFTVPALRAAFQKLLRK, from the coding sequence ATGAAGTCACGTATTGATTTCCACATTCACTCCTGCCTCTCACCGTGCGCCGCGCTGGAAATGTCGCCGCGCACCATCGTTGCACGTTCCCAAGCGGCCGGGATCGATTGCATCGCACTCACCGACCACGGCTGTACCGAAAATCTTCCCGCCTTTCACGATGCCTGCGCCGAGGCCGGAATGGCCTGTCTGTACGGACTGGAAGTCTCCACATCCGAAGAAGTTCACGTTCTCTGCCTCTTTGACGACCTGAACCGTGCGCTTGATTTTGGACGTATGATCTACAGTCATCTGCCTGACATCCCTACTGATTCAAAACTTTTCGGCGACCAGCCTGTTGTAACGGTTGACGAAACGGTAACGCGCTTCGCTGAAAAACTCCTGAACACCGGAACCGACATTTCATTTTTCGATCTGGTGCCGATGGCGCTAAAAGCCGGTGCGCTCTGCATTCCATCTCATATCGATCGAGAAATGTGCGGCGCTATTTCGCATTTGGGATTTCTTCCTGATTTACCGTACGACGCCGTCGAAGTCGTCGGCGCAATTGATTCTGAAATCGCCCGCCGCTGGTTCGTTGTCCGGTTTTCTGATTCACATTATCCGGATCAGATCGCCCGCCGGTTCACCGAAATCGAAACCGAAGCCTTCACCGTTCCAGCGCTACGCGCCGCGTTTCAAAAATTGCTCCGGAAGTAA
- a CDS encoding PQQ-binding-like beta-propeller repeat protein encodes MRKCVSAVTISTLLSVLFIAVATASESQTQFPSPGTGRYDWPQHGGTIFRNAVSDTKGLPDSFEVGSEQNPRKNIKWVAPIGAKSMGVPVIANGKVYLAADAKDGSPKYPLIPKRGALYCFDEKTGEMLWQFIGKEKGVTSGQFGLTTAPVVESNRLYLCGGNLQFFCLTTDGLFGTNAGPFVNEALIYGIEPPQTLDKTDADVVWMFDIEENISNVHYHNAYAFAPLVYGDYVYATTGNCGWDKKEFEKLPRPRFNEETPSLMVLNKKTGKLIAVDNEKMSRNIIHGQWGTPSVGMVNGKAQILFGGCDGKVYAFDPAPKKWFWEKTGTLKAIWSFDPNFYLKGSRRFEIYGAPVCNSNRVFVSLSEDWTHPKEDGIIVCIDATKKGDITETGKIWECRGVGLINGAVSISKGLLYAADLYGKVHCIDEGTGELYWTFDTQFQIRAGTLVADGKIFVGNGRGEFFIFKEGKDMELLHSTKLNGQINGLCSAANGCLYIVAGENLYAIQKDADRKQVAP; translated from the coding sequence ATGCGGAAATGCGTATCAGCAGTTACCATAAGCACGCTTCTTAGCGTACTGTTCATAGCGGTTGCTACCGCATCTGAGTCGCAGACTCAGTTTCCGTCGCCGGGAACCGGACGGTACGACTGGCCGCAGCATGGCGGTACAATTTTCCGCAACGCGGTTTCGGATACAAAAGGACTTCCCGATTCATTCGAGGTCGGCAGTGAACAGAATCCTCGGAAAAACATCAAATGGGTGGCACCGATCGGGGCGAAAAGTATGGGAGTACCTGTCATTGCGAACGGGAAAGTGTATCTGGCGGCAGATGCAAAAGATGGAAGTCCGAAATACCCCCTGATTCCGAAACGCGGAGCACTTTACTGCTTCGATGAAAAAACAGGCGAGATGCTGTGGCAATTCATTGGGAAAGAAAAAGGTGTCACCTCTGGGCAGTTTGGACTGACCACAGCGCCTGTGGTAGAAAGCAACCGTCTTTATCTGTGCGGCGGAAACCTGCAGTTTTTCTGTCTGACGACGGATGGTCTTTTCGGTACCAATGCAGGGCCTTTTGTTAATGAGGCGTTAATCTACGGGATCGAACCGCCCCAAACGCTCGACAAAACGGATGCCGATGTGGTCTGGATGTTTGATATTGAAGAGAACATTTCCAACGTTCACTACCACAATGCGTACGCCTTTGCTCCGCTTGTTTACGGCGATTATGTCTATGCCACAACCGGTAATTGCGGATGGGATAAAAAGGAATTCGAAAAGCTCCCGCGTCCGCGTTTTAACGAAGAGACCCCCAGCCTGATGGTGCTGAATAAAAAGACCGGGAAACTGATTGCAGTTGATAACGAAAAGATGAGCCGAAATATAATTCACGGACAGTGGGGTACGCCATCAGTCGGCATGGTGAATGGCAAGGCACAGATACTTTTTGGCGGCTGTGACGGCAAGGTATATGCATTTGATCCCGCGCCGAAAAAATGGTTTTGGGAGAAAACAGGTACGCTCAAGGCAATCTGGTCGTTTGATCCTAATTTTTACCTTAAGGGTAGCCGCCGGTTTGAAATCTACGGGGCTCCCGTGTGTAACAGCAACCGCGTCTTTGTTTCGCTGAGCGAGGATTGGACCCATCCGAAAGAAGACGGAATTATCGTCTGCATCGATGCAACGAAAAAGGGTGATATCACCGAAACCGGAAAAATATGGGAATGCCGCGGCGTCGGCCTGATCAACGGCGCGGTTTCCATTTCAAAGGGGCTTTTATACGCAGCAGACCTTTACGGGAAAGTCCATTGCATCGACGAAGGCACCGGAGAGTTGTACTGGACGTTTGATACTCAGTTCCAGATACGGGCAGGTACGTTGGTGGCGGACGGGAAAATATTTGTAGGCAACGGACGGGGCGAGTTTTTCATCTTCAAAGAAGGAAAAGATATGGAACTGCTCCACAGTACGAAGCTGAACGGGCAGATTAACGGGCTATGCTCTGCGGCTAACGGGTGCCTGTATATTGTTGCCGGCGAAAATCTGTACGCGATTCAAAAAGATGCTGACAGAAAACAGGTCGCTCCATAG
- the nfo gene encoding deoxyribonuclease IV, with product MKSIGAHVSASGGVENAPLNAKAIGANAFALFTKNQKQWAAAPLSSESIQAFNKNCAGTFSAAQILPHDSYLINLGHPETEGLEKSRAAFLDEMQRCEQLGLDRLNFHPGSHLGKCSESECIALIAESINLALAQTKGVTAVIENTAGQGTNMGYRFDQLAEMIAQVHDKTRVGVCIDTCHTFAAGYDLRTEKTFAATFEEFGKTVGFQYLKGMHINDSKKDIGTRVDRHECLGKGFIGIDCFRFLMTDERFNGIPLILETPDPSIWADEIKLLRSFE from the coding sequence ATGAAATCAATCGGAGCCCATGTCAGCGCAAGCGGCGGAGTGGAAAACGCCCCGCTCAACGCCAAAGCGATCGGCGCGAATGCGTTCGCGCTGTTTACCAAAAACCAAAAACAGTGGGCTGCCGCACCGCTTTCCAGCGAAAGCATTCAGGCCTTCAATAAAAATTGTGCAGGCACCTTTTCCGCCGCACAGATTCTTCCGCACGACAGCTATCTCATTAACCTCGGCCATCCCGAAACCGAAGGACTGGAAAAATCACGCGCCGCGTTTCTGGATGAAATGCAGCGCTGTGAACAGCTCGGACTTGACCGGCTCAATTTTCATCCGGGAAGTCATTTGGGGAAATGTTCGGAAAGCGAATGCATTGCGCTCATCGCTGAGTCGATCAATCTGGCGCTGGCACAAACCAAAGGCGTCACCGCCGTGATTGAAAATACAGCTGGGCAAGGCACGAACATGGGCTACCGCTTCGACCAGCTCGCGGAAATGATCGCACAGGTTCATGACAAAACGCGCGTCGGCGTCTGCATTGATACCTGCCACACCTTCGCGGCGGGTTACGACCTGCGCACTGAAAAAACTTTCGCGGCGACATTTGAGGAATTCGGTAAAACCGTCGGCTTCCAATACCTGAAAGGAATGCACATCAACGATTCCAAGAAGGATATCGGAACACGGGTTGACCGCCACGAATGCCTTGGCAAAGGATTCATCGGCATCGACTGCTTCCGATTCCTGATGACGGACGAACGGTTTAACGGTATTCCATTGATTCTGGAAACTCCCGATCCATCCATCTGGGCCGATGAAATCAAACTGCTCCGCAGTTTTGAATAA
- a CDS encoding NAD(P)H-dependent oxidoreductase subunit E: protein MSENKLTAELISFINEWKNKQGNLIMVLHKVQEHFGYIPREIAFEVADLLDVPVAKIYGVVTFYHLFKLTKPGRNQISVCMGTACYLKGGEDIILDLERQLGVGLNAVTPDGEFSMEAVRCIGCCGLAPVMTVNGEVFGSVKTAQLKTILAKFRGK, encoded by the coding sequence ATGTCTGAGAACAAACTAACTGCTGAACTGATCAGCTTTATCAATGAGTGGAAAAACAAGCAGGGCAACCTGATTATGGTGCTGCACAAAGTGCAGGAGCATTTTGGTTATATCCCGCGTGAAATCGCTTTCGAAGTGGCCGATCTGCTGGACGTGCCTGTGGCAAAAATCTACGGCGTCGTCACATTCTATCATCTCTTCAAACTCACAAAGCCCGGTCGCAACCAAATCTCGGTCTGCATGGGCACAGCCTGCTATCTCAAGGGCGGCGAAGACATCATTCTCGATCTGGAACGTCAGCTCGGCGTCGGCCTCAATGCCGTTACGCCGGACGGTGAGTTCTCGATGGAAGCCGTCCGTTGTATCGGATGTTGCGGACTGGCTCCGGTCATGACGGTCAACGGTGAAGTCTTCGGCAGTGTAAAAACCGCGCAGCTCAAAACCATTCTGGCAAAATTTAGAGGAAAATAA
- the nuoF gene encoding NADH-quinone oxidoreductase subunit NuoF yields MIAPAKKTISSVKELRKIPQEHTAPKGVKQILVCAGGGCLASGSDKVIAALRDEVLKQKLAGKVNVTAVGCMGLCAEGPVMLMVDDMTFYQRVKPEDAAEIIKAHAVGGKIIDRLVARDAKGGAAVANINDIDFFKKQTKIVLRNCGRIDPESIDDALNVGVYQALGKVLDGMSADDVISEMKVSGLRGRGGAGFPTWMKWNFTRQTPSDQRYMLCNADEGDPGAYMDRSVLEGDPHSLIEGMIIGAYAIGASQGYVYVRAEYPLAVARLQKAIDDANAHGLLGNNILGSGFSFDLEIRMGSGAFVCGEETALMASIEGKRGEPRPRPPFPAQKGLWGKPTVLNNVETFANVPAIIGKGAQWYASFGTEKSKGTKVFALAGAVRNTGLVEVPVGTPLGELIYDIGGGIVNNKPFKAAQLGGPSGGCIPRQHLNVPLDYESLSELGAIMGSGGLIVMDDDACMVDVARFFIEFVQEESCGKCVPCRVGTKRMLEILTRICDGQGRMDDIDRLIELGEFIKQGSLCGLGQTAPNPVLSTIRHFREEYVEHIRDRHCRAGVCASLVRAPCQSACPAGVDIPGFVSLVGEKRYDEALKLHRSRNPFASVCARVCFHTCEDKCRRASLDNSVSIRGVKRFMVDQEKELQMPEVRANGANAKKKIAIIGGGPAGISCAFFLARLGYKPVVFEKEARPGGMLVQAIPAYRLPRETLAREIRLVENMGVKIKTGKTLGKDFTIQSLKDDGYEAVFVAIGAPEGIRVELPGSDAKGVADAMAFLREYNIRGSVPVGKKVVVIGGGNAAIDAARTAIRLGADSVTVLYRRTREEMPAYAEEIEEALQEGVTIEALTAPEEIVAAKGKITGVKCLHMHLGEFDRSGRRRPEAGKDESFVVAADQVIMAVGQALDGSVFGGALALDERGWIKADPVTGKTSLEGVFAGGDSVTGPMSVVHAIGDGERAAVGIDQLLSGGKHAFWRAEQENTTNYDPDSEPVPYPREKLRMMPVDKRRSNFDEVEQSWNESEAVRQARRCLRCDYGKCTACNEEASNV; encoded by the coding sequence ATGATCGCGCCCGCTAAAAAAACGATTTCATCCGTCAAGGAACTGCGCAAAATTCCGCAGGAACATACTGCACCCAAAGGCGTAAAACAGATTCTGGTTTGCGCAGGCGGAGGATGCCTCGCTTCCGGATCCGACAAAGTCATCGCGGCACTGCGTGACGAAGTGCTCAAACAGAAACTAGCCGGCAAAGTCAACGTGACCGCCGTCGGCTGTATGGGACTCTGCGCCGAAGGACCGGTCATGCTGATGGTTGACGACATGACATTCTATCAGCGCGTCAAACCCGAAGACGCCGCCGAAATTATTAAGGCACACGCTGTCGGCGGAAAAATAATCGACCGGCTCGTCGCCCGTGACGCCAAAGGCGGCGCGGCCGTTGCCAACATCAACGACATCGATTTCTTCAAGAAGCAGACCAAAATCGTTTTGCGCAACTGCGGACGGATTGATCCAGAAAGTATTGATGATGCTCTCAACGTCGGTGTCTATCAGGCGCTTGGCAAAGTGCTCGACGGCATGAGTGCCGATGATGTGATCAGCGAGATGAAAGTCTCCGGACTGCGCGGACGCGGCGGTGCGGGCTTCCCGACCTGGATGAAATGGAATTTCACCCGCCAGACTCCGTCCGATCAGCGCTATATGCTGTGCAACGCCGACGAAGGCGATCCCGGCGCTTACATGGATCGCAGTGTTCTCGAAGGCGATCCGCATAGTTTGATCGAAGGGATGATTATCGGCGCATACGCCATCGGCGCATCGCAAGGTTATGTTTATGTGCGCGCCGAATATCCGCTGGCTGTCGCCCGGTTGCAGAAAGCGATTGATGACGCCAACGCCCACGGACTGCTTGGTAACAACATTCTCGGCAGCGGCTTTTCGTTCGATCTCGAAATCCGTATGGGGTCCGGCGCGTTTGTCTGCGGCGAAGAAACCGCGCTGATGGCTTCCATCGAAGGCAAGCGCGGCGAACCGCGTCCGCGTCCGCCGTTTCCGGCGCAAAAAGGGCTGTGGGGCAAGCCGACGGTTTTAAATAACGTAGAAACTTTTGCTAACGTGCCAGCCATTATCGGCAAGGGCGCACAGTGGTACGCTTCGTTCGGAACCGAAAAGAGCAAAGGCACCAAAGTGTTTGCGCTGGCTGGTGCGGTTCGTAACACCGGTTTGGTCGAAGTTCCGGTCGGCACGCCGCTCGGCGAACTGATCTACGATATCGGCGGCGGCATCGTGAACAACAAGCCGTTCAAAGCCGCCCAGCTCGGCGGCCCGTCCGGCGGCTGTATTCCGCGTCAGCATTTGAATGTACCGCTCGATTACGAATCGCTCAGCGAACTCGGCGCCATCATGGGTTCAGGCGGATTGATCGTCATGGACGATGATGCCTGCATGGTGGACGTCGCCCGTTTCTTCATCGAATTTGTGCAGGAGGAATCCTGCGGCAAATGCGTGCCATGCCGTGTCGGCACCAAACGGATGCTCGAAATCCTGACGCGCATCTGCGACGGGCAGGGGCGCATGGATGACATTGACCGGTTGATCGAACTCGGCGAGTTCATCAAGCAGGGCTCACTTTGCGGACTGGGGCAGACCGCGCCCAATCCGGTGCTTTCGACCATCCGCCACTTCCGCGAAGAATATGTCGAACATATCCGCGATCGCCACTGCCGTGCGGGCGTCTGCGCCTCGCTGGTGCGCGCGCCGTGCCAGAGCGCCTGTCCGGCTGGAGTGGATATTCCCGGCTTTGTTTCGCTGGTCGGCGAAAAGCGCTACGACGAAGCACTCAAACTTCATCGCAGCCGTAATCCGTTTGCCAGCGTTTGCGCCCGCGTCTGCTTCCATACCTGTGAAGATAAATGCCGCCGCGCCTCGCTCGATAATTCCGTTTCTATCCGCGGCGTGAAACGCTTCATGGTGGATCAGGAAAAAGAACTGCAGATGCCGGAAGTCCGCGCCAACGGGGCAAACGCGAAAAAGAAAATCGCAATCATCGGCGGCGGCCCGGCTGGTATTTCGTGCGCCTTTTTCCTCGCCCGCCTCGGCTATAAACCGGTCGTCTTTGAAAAAGAGGCCCGCCCCGGCGGCATGCTGGTTCAGGCCATTCCGGCCTACCGCCTGCCGCGTGAAACGCTCGCTCGCGAAATCCGCCTTGTTGAAAACATGGGCGTAAAAATAAAAACCGGCAAAACGCTCGGCAAAGATTTCACCATCCAAAGTTTGAAAGACGATGGATACGAGGCTGTTTTTGTCGCCATCGGCGCGCCGGAAGGAATCCGCGTTGAACTGCCGGGCAGTGACGCAAAAGGCGTGGCGGATGCCATGGCGTTTCTGCGCGAGTACAACATTCGCGGCTCGGTGCCGGTCGGCAAAAAGGTTGTTGTGATCGGCGGCGGTAACGCCGCGATTGACGCCGCGCGCACCGCGATCCGCCTTGGCGCGGATTCGGTGACGGTGCTGTATCGCCGCACCCGCGAAGAAATGCCTGCTTACGCCGAAGAGATTGAAGAAGCACTTCAGGAAGGCGTAACGATTGAAGCGCTGACGGCACCGGAAGAAATCGTCGCTGCCAAAGGCAAAATCACTGGCGTGAAATGTCTTCACATGCATCTGGGCGAATTCGACCGTTCCGGTCGTCGCCGCCCCGAAGCGGGCAAGGACGAAAGTTTCGTTGTCGCAGCCGATCAGGTCATTATGGCAGTCGGCCAAGCACTCGACGGTTCGGTATTCGGCGGGGCACTGGCACTTGATGAACGCGGATGGATTAAAGCCGATCCGGTTACCGGAAAAACTTCTCTAGAAGGTGTTTTTGCCGGTGGCGATTCCGTGACCGGGCCGATGTCGGTGGTTCACGCGATCGGCGACGGCGAACGTGCGGCGGTCGGCATAGATCAACTTCTGAGCGGCGGGAAGCATGCCTTTTGGCGCGCTGAGCAGGAAAACACCACCAACTACGACCCTGATTCCGAGCCGGTGCCGTATC